The following coding sequences lie in one Apium graveolens cultivar Ventura chromosome 3, ASM990537v1, whole genome shotgun sequence genomic window:
- the LOC141712353 gene encoding G-type lectin S-receptor-like serine/threonine-protein kinase LECRK3, with protein MVDRLLNCLLVLSSLSFVATQRSGLNISQGSSLTPTGNLSWLSPSGLYAFGFYEQGNSNLYRVGIFLAGVSEKTVVWTANRDSPPVSSSITLILTTDGRLVLQQQSGASSTDVVTLDQSISTAAMLDSGNFVVYDSNKKKLWQSFDHPTDTILPGQPLLNDQELFSSMSETDHSTGTFRLKMQSDSNLVLYAVETWDSAYTDSFYWDSDTFGKGVNITLNLDPDGHLYLLDNSTTVLYNLTGGFSGKQKICLMKLDVDGIMRLYSFELDKKENSSSVEWASSYNKCDAKGLCGLNSFCTINDDEAKCVCLPGFDFITPGNFKAGCERIYTAVSCKNKDKSMEYRMSSLENIEWQNDPYFQFRTTVKDDCEAACLKDCNCVAAFYIDLKCSKQRLPLRYGRKIFTDFNNIVFIKLASTTPAKEVPIDSSTKKNPPLNILIISLSLFALACTIFVISGLVVYKNRIRAYKRIASQLNVELMEDIVPQSFPYVELEKLTNGFQEEIGRGASGTVYKGTLEFNNKVVAVAVKRLESMLAQGEREFKNEMKVIGRTHHRNLVRLLGYSHDGPKKLLVYEYMVNGSLADVIFKAQIPPRWDERIKIALDIARGILYLHEECETQIIHCDIKPQNILIDEYRSARISDFGLAKLLKPDQENTYTGIRGTRGYVAPEWHRKTPVTVKADVYSYGILFLEIICCRKSLDMSLAEEKVVLEDWVIQCFEKNELAELIVDEETDKTKFERMVRIGLWCILDEPSLRPSMKRVLLMLEGTVDIPVPPSLSSYLTAI; from the coding sequence ATGGTTGATAGATTACTCAACTGTTTGCTTGTTCTTTCTTCTCTATCTTTTGTAGCAACTCAACGAAGTGGACTGAATATTAGCCAAGGCTCCTCTCTAACGCCGACTGGAAACTTGTCATGGTTATCACCTTCAGGCTTATATGCTTTTGGATTCTACGAGCAAGGCAATAGTAACTTATATCGTGTCGGGATTTTTCTTGCTGGAGTTTCTGAAAAGACGGTAGTGTGGACAGCCAACCGAGATAGTCCTCCCGTATCCAGCAGTATAACCTTGATTTTAACTACAGATGGGAGGCTCGTCCTTCAACAACAATCTGGAGCTTCTTCTACAGATGTTGTTACACTTGATCAATCTATTTCTACGGCTGCCATGCTAGACTCTGGCAACTTTGTGGTCTATGATTCTAATAAAAAAAAGCTATGGCAAAGTTTTGATCACCCGACTGACACCATCTTACCTGGCCAGCCTCTTTTGAATGATCAAGAGTTGTTTTCAAGCATGTCAGAAACTGATCACTCCACGGGAACTTTCAGACTCAAGATGCAGTCTGATTCGAATCTCGTGTTGTATGCAGTGGAGACCTGGGATTCAGCTTACACTGATTCATTTTACTGGGACTCTGACACTTTTGGGAAAGGTGTAAATATTACACTGAATCTTGATCCTGACGGACATCTCTATTTGCTGGATAATTCTACCACTGTTTTGTATAATCTAACAGGCGGATTTTCTGGGAAACAGAAAATATGCCTCATGAAATTAGACGTGGATGGTATCATGCGATTGTATTCTTTTGAACTGGATAAAAAAGAAAACAGCTCATCAGTCGAATGGGCATCTTCGTATAATAAGTGTGACGCCAAAGGTTTATGTGGCCTGAACAGCTTTTGTACTATCAACGATGATGAAGCTAAATGTGTATGTCTTCCAGGATTCGATTTTATTACTCCTGGAAACTTCAAAGCAGGCTGTGAGAGAATTTATACTGCTGTGAGTTGCAAAAACAAGGACAAATCGATGGAATATAGAATGAGTTCGCTGGAGAATATTGAATGGCAAAATGATCCTTATTTTCAATTCAGAACAACAGTTAAAGATGACTGTGAAGCAGCTTGTCTGAAAGACTGCAACTGCGTAGCTGCCTTTTATATTGACCTCAAGTGCTCCAAGCAGAGGCTTCCATTAAGATATGGAAGGAAAATATTCACTGATTTTAACAATATTGTCTTTATCAAGTTGGCTTCCACAACACCCGCAAAAGAAGTTCCAATCGATTCTAGTACTAAGAAAAACCCTCCTCTAAACATTCTTATCATAAGTCTTTCACTTTTTGCCTTGGCATGTACCATCTTTGTGATTTCTGGACTTGTTGTCTACAAAAATCGTATACGGGCATATAAAAGGATTGCTTCACAGCTAAATGTTGAACTGATGGAAGATATTGTTCCACAGTCCTTTCCCTATGTCGAATTAGAGAAATTGACAAATGGTTTCCAAGAAGAGATTGGTAGAGGAGCATCTGGGACAGTTTACAAAGGCACACTAGAATTCAACAATAAAGTAGTAGCTGTAGCTGTGAAGAGACTGGAAAGTATGTTAGCACAAGGGGAGAGAGAATTTAAGAATGAGATGAAAGTTATCGGAAGAACCCATCATCGTAATCTTGTTCGCCTTCTTGGATACAGTCATGATGGACCCAAAAAGTTGCTTGTTTATGAATATATGGTCAATGGATCACTTGCAGATGTCATTTTCAAAGCCCAAATTCCGCCAAGATGGGATGAAAGAATAAAAATTGCTCTTGATATTGCAAGAGGAATCCTCTATCTGCATGAAGAGTGTGAAACCCAGATTATCCATTGTGACATTAAGCCTCAAAATATACTCATAGATGAGTATAGGTCAGCAAGAATTTCAGACTTCGGACTGGCAAAGCTCCTAAAGCCAGACCAAGAAAATACATATACCGGGATAAGAGGTACAAGGGGGTATGTTGCACCTGAATGGCATCGAAAGACGCCTGTTACAGTTAAGGCAGATGTTTACAGTTATGGAATCTTGTTTTTGGAAATCATATGCTGTAGAAAAAGTTTGGATATGAGCTTGGCAGAGGAGAAGGTTGTTCTTGAAGACTGGGTGATCCAATGTTTTGAGaagaatgaactagctgaattGATTGTGGATGAGGAGACTGATAAGACGAAATTTGAAAGAATGGTAAGAATAGGCCTCTGGTGCATTTTAGATGAACCATCACTTCGCCCGTCCATGAAGAGAGTTCTACTCATGCTTGAAGGGACTGTGGATATCCCAGTACCTCCCAGTCTTTCATCTTATCTTACTGCAATTTAG
- the LOC141712354 gene encoding butanoate--CoA ligase AAE1-like gives MNRLIKHCLNCRLKGLSWVSSSFKYNQRQYSEKVESQGKSFEGLLRCDANDVALTPISFLERSAKVFRDRTSIVYGSVTFTWEHTYFRCLKLASALSHLGISQQDVVATLMPNVPAMNELHFAVPMAGAVLCTLNTRHDSNMISVILRHSEAKILFVDQELLKVAEGALHLLEKQPILVLFLEPDGSSSPNSNSSIYEYESLVQDGRTEFTIRRPKSEWDPISINYTSGTTSRPKGVVYSHRGAYLNSLATTFLHGMGSMPVYLWTVPMFHCNGWCLTWGLAALGGTNVCLRRVCPKDIYESIDLHKVTHMGGAPTVLNMIVNAPSCDKKTLPHKVDIMTGGSPPPPNILLKIEELGFRVSHLYGLTETYGPGTYCIWRPEWDTLPKEEQAKLKARQGMHHFCLEDIDVKDPDTMKSVPADGKTFGEIMFRGNTVMSGYFKDQTASQEAFRGGWFQSGDIAVKHADGYLEVKDRSKDVIISGGENISSVELETVLYSHPAILEAAVVARPDNHWGQTPCAFVKLKEGFQIDAENIIKFCRDNLPHYMAPRTVVFEDLPRTSTGKVQKFVLREKAKVMGSLS, from the exons ATGAATAGGTTGATCAAGCACTGTTTGAACTGCAGACTGAAAGGCCTGAGTTGGGTGAGTAGCAGCTTTAAATATAATCAAAGACAGTATAGTGAGAAAGTGGAATCGCAAGGGAAATCATTTGAGGGGTTGTTGAGATGTGATGCAAATGATGTGGCTTTGACACCTATTAGTTTCTTGGAAAGATCAGCTAAAGTTTTTAGAGACAGAACATCTATTGTTTATGGTTCTGTTACTTTTACTTGGGAACATACTTACTTTAGATGTCTTAAACTTGCTTCTGCTCTTTCCCACTTGGGTATTTCCCAACAAGATGTT GTTGCAACTTTGATGCCTAATGTCCCTGCAATGAATGAGCTGCATTTCGCAGTTCCAATGGCAGGTGCTGTTCTGTGTACACTTAATACACGCCATGATTCAAATATGATATCAGTCATTCTTAGGCATTCAGAAGCTAAGATCTTGTTCGTGGATCAAGAATTACTTAAAGTTGCTGAAGGAGCACTTCATCTTCTTGAGAAACAGCCAATTTTAGTTTTATTCCTTGAACCCGATGGCTCGTCTTCTCCTAATAGTAATTCTAGTATCTATGAATACGAGAGTCTTGTGCAGGATGGGAGAACAGAATTCACCATAAGACGGCCAAAGTCAGAATGGGACCCCATCAGCATAAACTATACATCAGGCACAACATCACGGCCCAAAGGAGTTGTTTATAGTCATAGAGGTGCTTATCTCAATTCACTTGCCACAACTTTCCTTCACGGGATGGGATCCATGCCTGTTTACCTTTGGACTGTCCCAATGTTTCATTGTAATGGCTGGTGCCTAACTTGGGGGTTGGCGGCGTTGGGAGGCACTAATGTGTGTCTTAGACGAGTCTGTCCTAAGGACATCTACGAAAGTATTGATCTCCACAAGGTTACACACATGGGCGGTGCACCGACTGTCTTAAACATGATTGTAAATGCACCATCTTGTGACAAAAAAACACTTCCTCACAAGGTTGACATAATGACTGGTGGATCACCACCGCCTCCAAATATCCTTTTGAAGATAGAGGAGCTTGGATTCCGGGTGTCCCATTTATATGGACTCACGGAGACCTATGGTCCAGGTACTTACTGCATTTGGAGGCCTGAATGGGATACTCTGCCTAAAGAAGAGCAAGCGAAGCTAAAAGCAAGACAGGGGATGCATCACTTCTGTTTGGAAGACATAGATGTTAAAGATCCTGACACAATGAAGAGTGTTCCAGCAGATGGAAAAACCTTTGGAGAGATTATGTTTAGAGGAAATACGGTGATGAGTggatatttcaaagatcaaacTGCATCACAAGAAGCGTTCAGAGGTGGTTGGTTTCAGAGTGGTGATATTGCTGTAAAACATGCTGATGGCTATCTTGAAGTCAAGGATCGATCAAAGGATGTAATTATTTCAGGTGGTGAGAATATAAGCTCTGTTGAGTTGGAAACAGTGTTGTATAGCCATCCGGCAATTCTTGAGGCTGCAGTGGTTGCAAGACCGGATAATCACTGGGGTCAGACGCCTTGCGCATTTGTGAAACTTAAGGAGGGATTTCAGATTGATGCCGAGAATATCATCAAGTTCTGTAGAGACAATTTACCTCATTATATGGCACCTCGGACAGTAGTTTTCGAAGATCTGCCAAGAACTTCGACCGGGAAAGTTCAGAAGTTTGTGCTAAGGGAGAAGGCAAAAGTTATGGGTAGTCTTTCATAA
- the LOC141714268 gene encoding G-type lectin S-receptor-like serine/threonine-protein kinase LECRK4 codes for MVNGSLADIIFIPQLRPKCDESIRIALDIVKGIHYLHEECKTQIIHCDIKPQNILIDAHRSARISDFGLAKLLKPDQKNTCTGIRGTRGYVAPEWYRKMPVAVKADVYSFGVGLLEIIFCRTKLDLSLREEAIVNELAKLVVDEETDKKQFERMERVGLWCILDDPSSVHP; via the coding sequence ATGGTCAATGGATCACTTGCAGATATAATCTTTATACCACAACTCCGACCAAAATGCGATGAAAGTATTAGAATTGCTCTTGATATTGTAAAAGGGATCCACTATCTGCATGAAGAATGTAAAACTCAGATTATCCATTGTGACATAAAGCCTCAAAACATACTTATAGATGCGCATAGGTCTGCAAGAATTTCAGACTTTGGATTGGCAAAGCTTCTAAAGCCAGACCAAAAAAATACATGTACGGGAATAAGAGGTACAAGGGGGTATGTTGCACCTGAATGGTATCGAAAGATGCCTGTTGCAGTCAAAGCAGATGTTTATAGTTTTGGAGTCGGGCTTTTGGAAATCATTTTTTGTAGAACAAAATTGGATTTGAGCTTGAGGGAAGAGGCAATTGTTAATGAACTTGCTAAATTGGTTGTTGACGAGGAGACTGATAAGAAACAATTTGAAAGAATGGAAAGAGTAGGCCTCTGGTGCATCCTAGATGATCCATCGAGCGTCCATCCATGA